ATTCGTTTGCTTGAATCCTTTTGATGTTTGCTTTGGCTGTTGGAAAATATTGTCGAATATTTTCACTGGCGAAGGAAGGCAtcacaaatacaaacaaacacagatacagacataTGCCATATGGCATATGCCATAGCAAACACACAAGAACTTTTCCAcccacatacgagtatgtgtatgAGTATTTAcatgcaaattgtttgctttaaAATATGCACAAATATCacaattttccactttttaaAAAATCTCACAAGAAAAGTTATTCCTCTTTTGCTTTAAATCCGTTGCTAGAGCTACCCTTTGGATGCCGCACATCCCCCCATGAGAGCACCTGCCCCTAGAGACCACCTGCCAAAGAGCAAACCCCAGCAGCAAACTGTAACCGCAATCAAAGGCCATTGATCTGTATAATTTTTTCATGGCCTAATCATTAACAACAATTGCCGCAATTTGCCACATGAAGACACATATGCAGCGATTATCATCGCGATGATTATCATCGCGCCgacaacaaaaatatgcaaaattgTTTGATACATTTATGACAAACTCAAAAACCCAACCAGAAAATGCAAACAGGCGTAAATCCAAccaaaataaaactaaactaCTGCGTGGAGGAGGGTAATAGAGGGGGGTGTAGAAGGGGTGTATTCTATGGAGAGACACAAGTACCAGAGTGCCAGAGGGGGGGTACTGGTTGCCAGGGTTGGTTGCGTTGGTTTTgggctctgttctgttctgttctgctgccCAGTCGCgcatttaattcaatttgttaattttcaaATCCGCAAAACTATTTGCCAGCGAGGGAGTTGCCTAGGGAGGGGAGGAGCTGGCTGGGGGTGGCGTCCTCTGTCTGCTTTGTGGTTTTTGGCAGATGAGGGAGTCCGacacgtacatacatagacgtatgtatgtatctgtgcgTATCAGAGAGCACTGTAGGGAGTTATGGAGCAAGGTTCTCATATTTCAATAATTGTGATACATTTCATCTGATTCcagtttatttcatttttatatagTCGACTGCCGGCCAACaataaaatcaattgaaatgtgtTGGCAAACATgtcaaaataaattatagagCACATGTCTCTATGTGGTTAAGTGTGGTTCTCTGCGAGTGTGGGTTGTTTGCCCGCCCGttggtgacggtgacggtgacgttGACGGTGTcggtgttgttggtggtggtggtggtgccactgtatctgtgtgtttctgcGGAGTACGGGGTGTTATGCAAGTGTGGCAACCACAAAAACCGAATTTTAATTTACACGCTTGCAGCATTTGTTAGTCGATAAAACTGGTCCCAGGGACCTCTCGCCGAACGGAACCCCTCGGGATCTAAGCGGCTTACAAAAAGGTTCTTTTCACTCGCCGAAGGCAGGAAATCAGACGAAcccacccaccccaccccactcgCAACCCAACCCAGCCCAACCCAGCCCTCTGGTTCTCAAAAGGCCAAAAGGGATTGCACAACTCGAACGCCCATTTACAGGGTATAATTAAGTTAAGTCTTGGCTGAAcaggaaagaaaagaacaaaagtCGAGTGTCGAGAGAGTtgacggcacggcacggcactcgTGTGCCACGGAAGGGGTGTGGGAGGTGGGTGGAACAGGGCGGGGGCACTGCTTCAGAGGTCATACTACACTTGAGAGTCCCTCCATCCTGTAAATCCTTCAACAACCAGCTTTTACTTTCAAGTTTTCATCGAAAGTCCTAAGAAATATCTctgattttgttttggtttcatCATATCCTTAGAGACCCATCAGTCCCGTATCATAAATCAAGCAAATGGTATGCGATTTCATGGATTTCTTCCATACATCATAACTCAACCAATTGTATTGGCATCAGCCTTTTGGAGCTCACAATTCAATCTAAATCAATTTactatttgtttttttaaacatATCTTCTTGATACCTCCCAAGACTATGTCTACTCTCGAGCCTGGGAAATGATTTAACATACATTTTCAGGCCAATCCACGCCCACACGACTGCTTCGTGTACTCCCTTTCCCAGGCCACGGGATGGCGATGGCCCCTGCCCCCAACGGTTGCAGTTTCGACACCTTGCGGCCAAAAGCTGAGGTTAGGATGGGCTCGATTCCACTCGGACTTCAGCTTGGACTTTGGGTTTTGGGCTTGGGGATCATAAATCAAGACGACGAAAGATCATTAAAAGAGAATCTCTGCTATCATAATAAAGAAATCACACGAGAAAACAAACCGAGAACGAGACAGACTCTCAATAaaagagggatagagagagagagaagcgacagcgacagcgagggAAGCGAGACTCGTCTTCATCTCTTGTGATTTGATCGCTCAATCAAAAtgataaatgaaaattaatatttcttAATACTGTTTACAAAAGTGAGAATTGTGCACACACGAAATTTCGGAATGTTTTTCTCATTgagctttttgttgtttgttcctttggcttttttttcgGGTGGGGAAaggggagcaggggcaggggcagggggagggagTGATATCCATCTATGGGAAAGGCGCTGCGGTCGATTTTTCATTGCTTTTTGGTCATTGTTTGATAAGAATTATTGCAACATATCAATCACAAGGTTAAgtggatctctctctctctcactccttAGGTCCATGAAATGTGAGGGAACATGCATCAAGCAGCACGCAACAAAACAACCGACAAATCcacaaaatgaaaacattaaACGAGAACAACGGAAAACGGTCAGAAAATAAAAGGTATACCCGTGTTTGTATACCCAACTAAAACAACAGCCAGAAAGAGCAGAAAGTTGTGGCAACCGACATTCATCAACatcaaaaacaaacagcaaaaggcGCGAGGCGcgaggcaccaggcaccaggcaccaccACAAACATTGACTGGCAAgagccccatccccatgcccatgcccatgcctaTACCCATCcgcatacccatacccatcgccatcgccatcgccatccccatctccataGAGAGATATTCCCTTGCCCAGTCCGGGGGCCCATTTATATAGAGACGTCTCGAGGTGCTCGCCGCTTTTTGGCGGTTGTCGCGGTTTCTCTGAGCTCTGAATTATTATCCCGCACTTTAGTCGATTAATTGACTTTATAGCCGCAGTCCGAGAAGCGGATGGAGATGGCTATATTATAGAGCCAGTAAGTCAATGGGGTTCCAATTAGAGAGGGGTTTCGTGTGGTTGCCAGAGCAGCTGGGAAAGTCTTTCCCAAGCCGAGAGATGAATTGCTGGATGGGATGGAACAAAATAGCCGATATCACAAATATGGAGAGACCTTCGCGTTCACGTTCATCCTATGATGGATATTTGATGGATACTCTGGATTTTTCTGAAACAGCTTGAAGCCCTTGTAAACAGTTCCAGTGATACACTCATTGATTCGCATTAAATCGTGTGACTAACCCCATAATACAGCCATTATTTCCGTTATCAGCTCGCATCTGAATGGCAATGCCCAAAAACTGATGCCACTCTCGACCTAATCCAATTGAGAAGAGaaccgctgccactgccgctacCGCAACCGTTGTCCTCCACTCAACCGAGAGAAAGGCTGACTTTAAGCAAATTAGCAATTCAACAAAAGTGTCGCCTCTatctccgcctcctcctgcctctGTCCTGCCATCCTCTCACGCTTCAACGCAACGCCGTTCGCCTAATCGTGGCACGTGCTTCGACATATATAATCACAGGGCGGCGATGTCTGCCACTGGAAAAAAGGGTCGACTCCGGGTCGGGGATCGGGATGGGgaagggggatggggatgaaGATGCGGATACGATGGGAGTTGAGAGTTGAGAGCAGATActactcgactcgactcgagcAAGTTGTACAACACATAAAGATAATCCAATCTTATGCTGCTAATTTTACACAGCAGCAGTTGGAAGAGCAGCCCGATCCggatccgaatccgaatccgagtccGCCACCGAAAATTTCAGCTacgaaataaaatcaaatctCGTGTGAGGACGAGCGTGTGCAAATGTGGTTAGGGCCCAAGCATTCGACAGGGAAGGGCCAAGGGAGGCTGAACTCAAAACCCTGAGAGTAGCTGCTGGAAACCGCTGCAAGCTTTGCAAAAAACTTTGGCCGAAAGAAACCCTCAGACAAATAAATTCGATTATGTCCCGACCCGCCCACAGAAGGGGCCCCCCTGCTGAGGCGCCACTCCTGGGCgggggcgtggcgtggcgtggcatggcacttttttccctgctgctgccgctgatttgtttgtttggccAAAGTTTCGAGCCAGCGAGATGCCTAATTCGTTTATCAAATCCACTTTACATAGTTGAGCGagtcccagttccagtcccaggcccaggccgaggcccaggcataaaatatgaaaattcaATAAGCAGCGCAGTCCTTGAGCAGCCTCCTCcgtgccacttgccacttgccgctTAATTGTGCGTCGCGTCGCCTCGCACCTGTACTGTGCTGTGTACACAGCGAGGCACGTGCAGCAGCACAGAGTGATGATGTGAGACAGCGGGAGGCATACGCACGCACGAACTGCATTCGCAAGTGGGCGTGCATAATTTATGCTGATTCTCCTGAGAAACCCAACCAAAAAACCTAGATAAATAGCAAGGGAAATGCCTAAActttaaagaaaataaaactgcaAGAAGTTAGAATGCATAGCTATTTGAAAAACCATCAAATCAGACCTTAAATCGgctatatttttatttgagtACGATGGAACAATGAGAAGGATCCACCCCTcccataaaaaatatttatttagatttTCCTTAGTGTACAAAAATTCCTACAGATATTCTTAAAGCATTTATGAGATTAATTATGATTTAATGTACTTTGTAAAAACTTATTTAGTATAGATCGTTATGCAAATGCCTTGGAATTCCATTGCGGCCAAAGAATAGAGGATGCACTTCCAAGGCTCCAAAAATCTaaaagacaaaaaacaaatacgaaTGCAATTCTTTAGATAATGCTCAGACTGAACAAATTGAATTACCTTCCTGGATTCTTCGGAGGGAAATAAAGCTACTATTTCGTCAAGTAAAGTGCATAATGTTTGCATTTTGATGGCATTCCTATTGTTATCAACTTCCCCCAAGAGAAGTTGAACCAAAAACTGTCTCTGTTCCTGGCTTAGGCAATTTTTTGCTTTGAAAGACTGAAGCACAGTCAGGCCCTCAGGAGATCTATTTATAAGTTGTTCCAAATTCTAAGCAAAGCAAACTTTTTAGTATAACAAAAATGGTatcaaaaaatgtaattactTTGTGCTGTACTCTAAGATCTATGTATCCTTTAATGTTTCCAAACTGTAATCGAAAGAGTGGGAAAACGTAATGCAATTTAGTTGAGGTCTCGAATTGATTGTGTATAGATCTCTGTATCTACCTACATTTATTTACCTCTGTCCTTTTCATCATCAAAAGTTTTTCACGAAATTCGGCGCGTGGGCCTACCAAACGTATGGCATCTTTGACATCCTCACTGTTTAAAAATTTCAATCGATCGTATGTGACTTCTGCAGCTGGAAATTTCATATATTTGggtacaatatttttttttacttatgCTCCTTTAAAAGGATACATTTTAAGTGTATTTTAAACTAATTTAGATTAGAATACACACTCCGAGACACTCGAACAGAAcacatacattttattttaaactaATTATTCTTCAAATACATGTACACTCCAAACCACTTGAATAGAACAcattaaaaatattcataaaacCACAAATATTTACAGCACAATCTAAGGAAATTGTTGAatgtgaattttttttttagcataCAATTAGTAAAATTAAtagcaattaaattaaatgcataaaatattCTGTCTCAGGTTTTACTACTGTAGTACTAACTATATCTAATAACATTACACAGATGACAGTTTCAAAAGcaaacccaaacaaaataaCCTCGATTGACCATGATTTTTTAGAAGTTAACGAGTCGGGTCATTGGTATCTGTGAAAATAAAAGATCGGGCGGTGACAACGACCTATGTTATGTAATAGAGAGacattttacatacatatatgtatggttTGTGGAAAGTATTTTTCAAAGATTGAAATATCGAAAATATAAGAATTGAATGAAGTAGGTCCATCAATAAGAAAATTAGTAAAACCGGATGGGTCTTGAGCAGCGGCTCTACTTCTATACCCAGTACTCAGTCAGTACCTAATGACCTCATTGATCagaaatattgaatattttatttctattttttacGTCTACctctttttttctattctgACACAAACACCATCCGTGATAACTGTATCGAGAGCTACCCTTCCTTAGGAAGAGGGGCACTGCACGATTAAGAGTGAGATAGGGAGAATAAGAAAGCGCGTAGAAGGGggttgcgtagccactgaaattGCATTTGGTCCTACTGGCTACAATAATGATCAGCAGCCTGCTAGTTATGGTTAACTGTAGTTTGTGCTAAAAGCACTCATTGTGACTGGCAGTCGGATAGACAgtcatggctatatcgacttggctattgatgctgataaataatacatatgtatatgtatacaatttATGTGGTCGGAAACACTATGCACCATCTACATTTAcgtacaatgtacatatgtctcaATAAGCTATAGCTCGACTTTTAAAAGCACAGCAGCACATGTGCTGTACACTTAATGATTAGAAAACACATGCAtgtaacatacatacatacatatgcatacatacagCTGTGAAGCTGGCGTGCTTGGCGTCTTATTGTTGTGCCTCTGCGTTTTGCTTTTGACTGCGGATTGATCATGATCAATCATGTTCGAGTATAGCATAGTATGCATGTATGCAATtgtgcatatgcatatgcacatggatacatgtatgtatgtagccTACGTCTTATCGCTTACCTTTCAAGTCCTCAAACACAGattccattttaattttccttAAGAACTCCCAAAGAGTTTCGTACTCTTCTTCACGTTTCTCCATTGGATTGGACTTTGCTGAGAATTATAGTTTACAATTTGAACACAACTAGAACACAAAGTCGATCCAAAACGCGCCGCGCCGCCGGAGAATAAACTTGTTTGCAAAATTTACGCATGCGCACAGCTGATTTcttatcgatactatcgaagGCGCTCTTAGCGCCACTCAAGAATTTGAAAATCTGCttaaatttgaattgaattttagGAGACACGAAACGAGCTACTGCTACGAAAAAACCGTGCAAAGAAAACCATTCGAGATTTTTTGAAAACCTAAAATTTGCAGATTACTGTTACTTACTGTTACACTTATATTtacaataaaagaaagaaaaacacctTCCCTAGCAAATGTCCCTGGTGATGACCCTCTTCAACCCTTTCAACAAATGACACTCTCTAATTAGTTTCCACACATTAGTTTCCACGCTTCATGCTCTGTCAATTGTCCGGGcaacatcattatcatcagCCCTGCAATATAGACGAGTTTGATATTTAAAGCTAATTGCAGTTAGGTGCTCTCCTTGGCAATTAAAAGATCATTTCTGAAGAGTGCGGGCTGGGCCTTTCACTTCATTAAATGTCAATTCGTTGACCTTCATTGACGCGCCTAATAACTTCATTAGGTGATGTTATTCGTAATTTGATCGAAAAACCCACAAGATAGGGTGACAAAATTCCCATTTTTTAGCTATGTTTTAATTGTCTTAGAGTGAAATGTTTGAAATTCGTTTGATTCCAGCCCGCATGACGGCAAAGAGACCCAAACATTTCTCAGCTCCAGAAGTTCTTGATGattttttatgaatatttcCTGACGCAGCAGCACAACAGCACCCCCCCAGAACAATTTCCTCCATTTCCTTGGCTCGGCTTTTTGTCATTATTCACACTGCAGTGATTccccagaagcagcagcagcagcaggagcgacACTTtttaaaaagcaaaagaaaacgaagATGGAAACCCAAAGGACATCCAGAGGATGGAAAAAAACTTTGATGCTTTGTAGAAAATTCATAAAACTTCCGGTTGGCAGAGTGGGATACCAAAACGGAGGGGTGTGCACGGGGGAGGGCGAGGCAGGGTAGGCCTGGCTGGGGTCCGCAAACAAGAAAATGGCGCATTTTAAAGCCTCGAAAGAcagaaggaaaaacaaagtacaaggacattttccaTGTCAAGAAATGTTTCAAAGTTGAAGCTGCTCTGCCATTTTGCCGCCATTTTCTCTGTGTCTCTTTCGCTCTGGCTCCCTTACCTTCTTAGGGGTTGTGTGTGCTTATTCCACCCCCGCTTGGAGCTACTTTTTTTCTCCACGTCGGAGGGttgaaagcaaaaataaacaaaaatcaaagttGCAAATAAGAAGAAACTACAAAGTAAGTTAGCATAAAAAAAGTTTAGCGGCGCCTTGTTTTTCGGAAGTTTCAACATCTCGAGGGGCGGTTGGAAAAGGGGAGCAACAGGGACGGAGGCGGGGGTGGGGTCTGGGTTGGGCGCTGCCTGGCATACTTAGCCACCACCCCCTGAGCGAACACCcacacgcagacacacacacacacacacgcgcgcacaCAGATGCGGACGGACAAAAGATTCTGTCGAGCACTTTTCGTGCAACAAAAGCCGGAAACAGTCGGCAAAAAAGAAGTTGAAGAAAAACTCAGTCAACATCCTCTCAAGTGCTTCCTtcgctgcctcctgccactcgaggcatgtggcatggccTCCCCCCCAAATCCCAGCTACTTCTCAGCATGCAGCCAGCGATGTGGCCGCTCAGCGAAGCGCAAGGACAACGACGACAGAGACGGGGACGAGGACGTGGACGAGGACGACAGCGATGCTCCCTCACCTTGCTCATGCTGATCACGTCTATTTATTGTGCACATAATATGGCAGCAGCTCCATCTCTGGCCAAGCTCTAGgacctgctcctcctccatctgAAGCTACCATTCGACGCTACCCATTCGACTGCTCCTCGGGGCTACGTGCGACGCATGCATCGCTGGACACGCTGCCTGCTGGGGGTTCAacctccctctcccactcccactccctctctctcactcttttagatatttttttcctattcctattctcCTCCAcggaaaattcaattatcgAATGCGAATTTTTCTCTCTTCCACTCGCTTTTCTTTCTGTGTTCTTTCTACTGTTCCTTTTGTACTTTTCGTTTCCGCTTCGCATGATTTTTTGTTTCAGCCAAAAGCAGCATCCCAAGACGAACTTTCAGCGTATCAGCATTTATTTGCTGTTGATTTATGCAGCGAACACGGTCTCCCCAGCCCTAGGACGACTACAacaccacaccccaccccaccccaccccataAGGCCTCCTGGCAGGGCTGCCAGGCCCTAACCACCCACTGCTCATTCAGTCAAACAATCGCTGCCtgtcgacatcgacatcgacatccacATCGTTGTTGAATATTTGCCAAGTATGCTGATTGAATTTTTTCCAGTTGACTAAATGATATCAAGGATATTTGCCAGACCAGCGCAACGACAGCTCCTGACAGaaagacagatagacagacagacagtcaaTCCAGAGAGGCGAGGCAAGTGTCTTTAAGCCTAAGCGGTGAAATTTTGGATATACTTTACCTTTCGAACATTACTGATTAGATATAGCCAAAGGGCAGCAAGGAACTTGATTAAATATTGCATAATTTTTGCTGAAAACAAATAGCTATTGGGAATAGGTTTATACCCTTTCCAGAATACGGATAGTAAATATATCTCCTCTCGAGGAGAGGCCCTCATATTTATGCTCATTTTACTCGTAGCCAGTGCCTGAGAAGActataaattaaataacaatttATTAGACAAAACCCCGCCCACTTTTGCCATGGAGAAGCTTCCTTAATCCATGGCTAATGTTTGCTGTAGAGACACCCACAAGTACGAGCCCTTCATCAGCATCCTATACGAGTACCATCCTCCATTCAGCATCTGTAAACCATTTAAGCATCGCCGGCATATTGTCAATTTCCAATATTTAGACAGGCGACGGCGACTAGTAATAATCATGTTTGATAAGCGTAAAGCGAGCATGCATTTTGCAAATAGACGAATCCATTGGATCGGACGGGCCCTCTGCCCACGCCCACATCGCATTCGGGGCGTAATTAACACTTGTGTGTGGGCTAAACACTGTTGCAACTGCCACACGatttccagcagcagccagcagcaggcagcagcagccagtaGCCAACAGCCAGTAGCTCTGATGCTCCGATCTATTTGAATCCTTTGCAATCCCTGCAATAATTAATATGCCCAACGTGCGGCAGGACCTCAACGAACCACCGAGCCGGGGGTTAGAGTTGGTGTGGCATAAAAGGCGTTAAATTGACACAATTGAACACCCCCTTGAGacttgagtgtgtgtgcgtgtctgccGAGGGGTGGGTGGGGTGCCGTTTTGGGGGGTGCATGTTTAATCGGAAATGCTAACATCTTCATCATCAGCGCGCGGGGCCAAAAACTGACATGGCAAGAGTGCCACAAAAATGCGCGACAAAAGTcatcgatggatggatgcgaATGTATCCATTCGAGGCATGCAGATGACAATACGAGCCCCCAATCCTTCAATCGTTCAATCCTCTCCGTTGTGTTTGGCCTATGCAAATATGTGCGACAATTGATATTTTGGGTAAACATGCGAATCCGAAAACGTGACATCGCTCCATCGGTGGGGCCAAATGTGCGGCATCGAAAATGGATGCATTGAGAGGTGTGAAATGTTTAGCGAAATTATGTAAATGATAGGATGGGCAAGTGTGTTTCTGTAGAACAGTGCGGGAAATGGTGTAGTTTTGGGGGGGGATATATGTATCATGGTGATTATCTGTTGGACTAAATGTAGATCCCATTTATTGCTTTGCCTTCCATGTAATTGCTTTATGTTACACATGTCTAGTGTCTACACTCTACACTCTCTCGCCTACTCCCCGACCCACCGCAACAATAACTGCTTTCATATCATGGATCTCTGGTTACCTCTGGTTATCTCGAAACAGCCTCCAAGCCAGACTGTCAAAacaggcaaacaaattgtGCAAATAAGTCGAGGAAATGTTATTTATGTTCATAAGATTTTCTGTGATTAAATAACTAAAGCTCTCTGCGGTCGTGCCCCACCACTCGATGGCTGGAATGACAAGAGGCTGCAGCTCCAAATGTGTCAGCATCGGTTGCATATTAATGGCCCGGAGGTGTGCATGCCAATTGTCATGCGCTGAAATGCTTGTTAACAAACGGCGATTGCTTTTGGGagctccactctccactctccaccctTCGCTATCCCCAGCCTCCAGATCCAACTCTCGAATCTCAGATCTCCCACTCCTTGggtttctttcttgttttttttttgtattttttaatcaaaagcAGTCGACGTTCCATGTTTCATGCTGCAGTTTGCGCGCTCCTCCCCCGTGGCAATAACGCCACACATTTGTAATGTTGCTTCTGTTTTTTGCTGAAAGAGAAGCCACCAGAGGCAGATGACTCCAGAGGGGGGAAGTAGCATCTTGCAGTTGTTCCAGCTCTTAGATGCATTTTACAAGTTACTTTAAGGCAATCAATTTGTAGTCgaagtcagagtcagagtcagaatCGGAGCCCGAGTCTTCGGGAGGCacacggcaacggcaacggcaatcGGGAGGGAATGGGTTGgaaaaaccaatcaaaagaGCGTTGCGAACGCAAATTGAACGGCAAATGGTTGCAAGATGATATTTCAATACACTCAGCTCAACTCACCTGCAACCTGCAactgtgcccctgcccctgcccctgcccctaccgCTGGCCCACCTTCTGGATCCACTGGGGCCATAAATTATCGCCGGGCGACGCCTGCGCGTAGTTTTCTTACTTTTTTGCAGTTATGATTATCGCGCCAGGCTCGGTTCTGGGACTCCGAAGCTGGAAGAGTTGAATTCTTCCCTcggtttcgtttcatttcgtttcgttctgttccgttctgtGTGTGCAAACAAATGtaaaaaatttttaattgactTTTGGATTtttagttgttgctgttgcgccaccgccaccgccagttGCACTTTTATGGCCCCTCGCGTGCATGGCAGCTTAAAAGTTAATAAAACACGCCCAATGATAACAAGCccgcaaacagcaacaacaaccaacgCATATTTTGCCCCTGAGGTCTTCATCATCCACCAGGCCAACaatccagccagccaacatTGTgagccctctctctctctgatctTAAACCAAGTTGGagtccacatccacatcctcaccagcaacagcaacagccacagcaaaagcattggcatcggcatcggcatcggttTCCATTTGGCAGGCAGCCTCCGCTCGAAGCTCGTAGAAAAACAATCAATTAAGGCCCACAAGTAGCTGGCCATCCAGCGGGAGCGCCATCGTGAAAGCgcctgctggtggtggtggtggtgctgctgctgcagaggaTAAGGATGAGggccatgatgatgatgaggatgaggatggtTGCCCAGTGGCAACGACACGACTTTGATTCCCTTCGCTTGCCGACTCTTGCCGAAGACTCTGCCCCAGCTCCATGACGGGAGTTTTATGAGCTGCTTTGGCAAAATTTATGTTACATTTTTATAGTTCAGTGTAAATTGacttttaaaatgcaaaaatttatCATAGCAACGGAcagtggctggctggctggctttcTGGCTGGACTGGTCGCAAAAGGGGGAGGGAGAAGCGGCAAAGTTTAATTGCTTTCTTAGTGCCGCGGTGTGGCAACTCTGGCGGAAGCTTTGACGACGACAAAAGCTCTTCAAATCGCGCGATAAAAATCAACCCCAAAAAATGCTCAACAACAAGGTTGGAACATAGAATAGAATCCACGCCGAAGCTTGTGCACCCTTATGGCTTCGATATGGGTAGGGTCCACGCGCAAAAGCTCAAACTTCCCAGAAAAGTGCATGAACCCGAAACCACCGTTAGAGAACCTTGGCACCCAGCGTCGGTCGTGTTTTTTCTAGTGCAATTTGACCCCACAAGCACGGCACTTGGAGGAAAGCTTTTGGTTGCGTGGGTGCTTACTGGCCCAATTTAACCTTCCCTTCCGCGAACGCGAGACACAATCCAGACCTCAATTGCATGACGAAACATCCGCGGAGCAGTTGCGACGCATTTTgtgcaaaagaaaaatccataAATTGATTGAGAAACGTTAAGGAAAATCCAGGAAAATGCTGCTCTCCACTGGAAAATTGCAATGCTGTTGCCGTCGCTTCTGGGACTTCCTGATGGCACCACTAACACCAAAGAATCTAAGGACAACGGCCATGCTCACCAGCATATTTCAATTGGTGAGTGAAGGAAGCGGGAAGTGAGTGCTAACTAGGATATGGATGTGGGACAGAATAAGGAGCTGATATATCACTCCTTTATATAACAAATGTATTAATCAGGCGGGGCGCAGCGCACAGGTCCGTACCATTCGGACCATACGAGGTGCAGCTGTCAAGCCCCACATTCAAAAATTGAGCCTCGGATATGCAAAGCCATACCCCACTGGGCACATAGGG
The sequence above is a segment of the Drosophila pseudoobscura strain MV-25-SWS-2005 chromosome X, UCI_Dpse_MV25, whole genome shotgun sequence genome. Coding sequences within it:
- the LOC26531971 gene encoding uncharacterized protein — protein: MEKREEEYETLWEFLRKIKMESVFEDLKAAEVTYDRLKFLNSEDVKDAIRLVGPRAEFREKLLMMKRTEFGNIKGYIDLRVQHKNLEQLINRSPEGLTVLQSFKAKNCLSQEQRQFLVQLLLGEVDNNRNAIKMQTLCTLLDEIVALFPSEESRKIFGALEVHPLFFGRNGIPRHLHNDLY